One window of Gemmatimonadaceae bacterium genomic DNA carries:
- a CDS encoding ABC transporter ATP-binding protein: MTAIVEVRDLARDYAMGGSAVHALRGVSFDVQAGEWVAIVGPSGCGKSTLLNLLGAVDTPDAGSLSIAGQRIDRLDDAQATAFRLRRIGFVFQRFYLMPALTAAENVELPLAEARVPRDVRRARVQSLLGYVGLGARATHRPSQLSGGEQQRVAIARALANQPALLLADEPTGELDAATGLEMIDLFRRLHADGTTIVVVTHDAQMAAAAGRRIHMRDGRIVPGAQP, translated from the coding sequence ATGACCGCCATCGTGGAGGTGCGCGACCTGGCACGCGACTATGCCATGGGCGGCAGCGCGGTGCATGCGCTGCGCGGCGTGAGCTTCGACGTGCAGGCCGGTGAGTGGGTGGCCATCGTCGGTCCCTCCGGCTGCGGCAAGAGCACGCTGCTCAACCTCCTCGGTGCCGTCGACACGCCCGATGCCGGGTCGCTGAGCATCGCGGGACAGCGCATCGACCGCCTCGACGACGCGCAGGCGACCGCGTTCCGGCTCCGCCGGATCGGCTTCGTGTTCCAGCGCTTCTACCTGATGCCGGCGTTGACTGCCGCCGAAAACGTGGAGCTGCCGCTGGCCGAGGCGCGGGTGCCGCGCGACGTGCGGCGTGCGCGCGTGCAGTCGCTGCTCGGCTACGTCGGGCTGGGCGCACGGGCCACGCACCGGCCGTCGCAGCTCAGCGGCGGCGAACAACAGCGGGTGGCGATCGCGCGCGCACTGGCCAACCAGCCGGCTCTGCTCCTGGCCGACGAACCCACCGGCGAGCTCGATGCCGCAACCGGCCTCGAGATGATCGACCTGTTCCGCCGCCTGCATGCCGACGGCACGACGATCGTGGTGGTCACGCACGACGCGCAGATGGCGGCCGCCGCCGGTCGCCGCATCCACATGCGCGACGGCCGCATCGTGCCCGGGGCGCAGCCGTGA
- a CDS encoding ABC transporter permease produces the protein MPFRLAFLALLRHPARTLLALLGIAVSTALLLDMVMLASGMRENFQGFLLIRGYQLRVAPKGTLPFDSDATMDSATALVQRIRALRGVTAVSPVLGGQSQVTTGERTVTAFTLGIEPAVQGDYELVRGADVSASGDIVVNERWLALTGRQVGDTVSLAVGYDPQLRTVLARRPFTIRGVGRFFYTATSQPTLAMRLTALQDLGGPSRRDQVSLLMVRAAAGEDLDAVRTRVQAVSARVSAISLADATAQVEQRLSYFRQLALVLGSISLAVGVLLVTTLITIGVNERAGEIAVLRAIGVGKGSVVQQVVTEGVALTGTGALAGIGIGLVTAQWLERILADFPGMPATFRFFVFQPRDAGIALGLLVTAGVLAGIYPAWRAASLPIAVTLRREAVA, from the coding sequence ATGCCGTTCCGCCTTGCGTTCCTGGCGCTGCTCCGCCACCCCGCCCGCACCCTGCTCGCGCTGCTGGGCATCGCCGTCTCCACCGCGCTGCTGCTCGACATGGTGATGCTCGCGTCGGGCATGCGCGAGAACTTCCAGGGGTTCCTGCTGATCCGCGGCTACCAGCTGCGTGTGGCGCCGAAGGGCACGTTGCCATTCGACAGTGATGCGACGATGGACAGCGCCACCGCACTCGTGCAGCGGATCCGCGCCCTCCGCGGCGTGACGGCCGTCAGCCCGGTGCTGGGCGGGCAGTCGCAGGTCACCACCGGCGAGCGCACCGTGACGGCGTTCACGCTGGGCATCGAACCGGCGGTGCAGGGTGACTACGAGCTCGTGCGCGGCGCGGATGTCAGTGCCAGCGGCGACATCGTCGTCAACGAGCGCTGGCTGGCCCTCACCGGTCGCCAGGTGGGTGACACCGTCTCGCTGGCCGTCGGCTACGACCCGCAGCTGCGCACCGTGCTCGCACGGCGCCCGTTCACCATCCGTGGGGTCGGCCGCTTCTTCTACACCGCCACGTCGCAGCCCACGCTGGCGATGCGGCTCACCGCACTGCAGGACCTCGGTGGCCCATCGCGGCGTGACCAGGTGTCGCTGCTGATGGTGCGTGCCGCCGCCGGCGAGGATCTCGACGCGGTCCGCACGCGCGTCCAGGCCGTGAGTGCGCGCGTCTCGGCCATCTCCCTCGCGGACGCCACCGCGCAGGTGGAGCAGCGACTCTCGTACTTCCGGCAGCTGGCGCTGGTGCTCGGCAGCATCTCGCTCGCCGTGGGCGTGCTGCTGGTCACGACGCTCATCACGATCGGCGTGAACGAGCGGGCGGGCGAAATCGCGGTGCTGCGCGCCATCGGGGTCGGGAAGGGCAGTGTGGTGCAGCAGGTCGTGACCGAGGGCGTGGCCCTCACCGGCACCGGCGCGCTCGCCGGTATCGGCATCGGCCTCGTCACCGCGCAGTGGCTCGAGCGCATCCTCGCAGACTTCCCAGGCATGCCCGCGACGTTCCGGTTCTTCGTCTTCCAGCCGCGCGATGCCGGCATCGCCCTCGGCCTGCTCGTCACCGCCGGCGTGCTGGCCGGGATCTACCCGGCGTGGCGCGCGGCTTCGCTGCCCATCGCCGTCACGCTGCGCCGCGAGGCCGTCGCATGA